A window of the Thermodesulforhabdus norvegica genome harbors these coding sequences:
- a CDS encoding type II secretion system F family protein: MAYFSYRAHDRNGAVHKGVIQASSVEEAVRKLKENDLFPIRIGEATRRKTGRVRDEAIITFCRELANLLRSGLPVDRALILLAQQESDKTFRRILQDVHGVVRRGGSLSEALQEHESLFGVFLPPMIRAGEASGTLIRILEQVGAYLERKHRFKQNLISASIYPMLLLGMSMISMIVLLVYVLPRFARIFQDLQQEIPAVTAVLLKMGLFLQNYGWTLPVIMLALFFGGRHLSGREYWRRHLDRWVLNIPFVKNLVIYTELARFFMTIGTMVNAGVPLLKSIHLALSVVGNGFIRDSLKPLYNDVRVGRSVSAFFAGLKNIPVRVGTVLRLSEERGELGRGLMELGEYFESETGKILQRMITLMEPVVIIGTGCVIGAMVLSMFGAIVSITEVRF; encoded by the coding sequence GTGGCTTATTTTTCCTACAGAGCCCATGATAGAAACGGTGCCGTTCATAAGGGTGTTATTCAGGCTTCCAGTGTGGAGGAAGCCGTAAGGAAGTTAAAAGAGAACGACCTCTTTCCCATCAGGATCGGCGAAGCCACCCGAAGAAAGACCGGTCGTGTTCGCGATGAAGCAATCATAACCTTCTGCCGTGAACTGGCCAATCTTTTGCGCTCCGGCCTGCCTGTGGACAGGGCTTTGATACTTCTAGCCCAACAGGAATCTGATAAAACCTTCAGGAGGATATTGCAGGATGTTCATGGGGTTGTTCGTCGGGGCGGAAGCCTTTCGGAAGCTCTACAGGAGCACGAATCCCTGTTTGGGGTTTTTCTGCCCCCTATGATCAGGGCAGGTGAGGCAAGTGGAACCCTGATACGGATTCTGGAGCAGGTCGGGGCTTATCTGGAAAGAAAACACCGGTTTAAACAAAATCTCATATCGGCCTCCATTTACCCTATGTTGCTTCTCGGCATGAGCATGATCTCCATGATTGTCCTCCTCGTTTACGTTCTTCCCAGATTTGCAAGAATATTTCAGGATCTTCAGCAGGAGATACCCGCCGTCACGGCAGTTCTTCTGAAGATGGGATTATTCCTTCAGAACTACGGGTGGACTCTTCCTGTGATAATGCTGGCTTTGTTTTTTGGAGGAAGACATCTCTCAGGCAGAGAGTACTGGCGACGGCACCTCGATCGCTGGGTTCTTAACATTCCCTTTGTGAAGAATCTTGTTATCTACACCGAGCTGGCCCGTTTTTTTATGACCATTGGCACCATGGTAAATGCAGGAGTGCCGCTACTTAAGTCAATTCATCTGGCTCTGAGCGTCGTTGGTAATGGTTTTATCAGGGATAGCCTTAAACCGCTGTACAATGATGTTCGGGTTGGGCGCTCGGTTAGCGCTTTTTTTGCCGGGTTAAAGAACATCCCGGTCAGGGTTGGAACCGTATTGAGGCTTTCCGAAGAAAGAGGAGAGCTCGGCAGAGGGCTTATGGAACTTGGAGAATATTTTGAAAGCGAGACCGGAAAGATTCTGCAAAGAATGATAACCCTCATGGAGCCAGTGGTGATAATAGGGACGGGCTGCGTAATAGGAGCAATGGTGCTGAGCATGTTTGGGGCTATTGTTAGCATTACGGAAGTTAGGTTTTAG
- a CDS encoding pilus assembly FimT family protein has product MKNRGFTLIEVILVVLIFSLAVGMVAPRIGGGALRMKERNFVTAMVESLLKSREKALASGKTEIFFIDSGERTFGVGQNAHGRIPENADIYAEGLEDLGNGRYAVRFFPDGTAPPVKLDVTFDRERQYIISVDPILNSVSWTEGTSS; this is encoded by the coding sequence ATGAAAAATAGAGGTTTTACTCTTATCGAAGTGATCCTGGTCGTACTGATTTTTTCTCTCGCTGTAGGCATGGTGGCTCCGAGAATAGGTGGCGGAGCCTTGAGGATGAAAGAGCGGAATTTCGTTACGGCCATGGTTGAATCCCTGTTAAAGAGCCGTGAAAAAGCCCTGGCTTCGGGGAAGACGGAAATTTTTTTTATCGACTCCGGGGAGCGAACCTTCGGTGTTGGACAAAACGCACACGGTCGAATTCCTGAAAATGCCGACATCTATGCGGAAGGACTGGAAGATCTGGGGAATGGAAGGTATGCGGTAAGATTTTTTCCCGACGGTACGGCTCCACCGGTAAAGCTCGATGTAACCTTTGACAGAGAACGCCAGTACATCATATCGGTAGATCCCATCCTGAACAGTGTATCGTGGACGGAAGGCACTTCATCGTGA
- a CDS encoding prepilin-type N-terminal cleavage/methylation domain-containing protein, translating to MNKKGFTLVEVLVALVIAVLVVGSAMALIGGVYQSRYRLDRRMKAIPVLDAAAQAIFRDPSLVHEDSIVLKELPGSPVVYVVATRVNDGEIASSVALYRVKLRYEDSEIEFSVVSSEE from the coding sequence GTGAATAAGAAGGGTTTCACTCTCGTCGAAGTTCTGGTTGCCCTGGTGATTGCGGTACTTGTTGTCGGAAGTGCTATGGCTCTGATCGGAGGTGTTTATCAAAGTCGCTATCGACTGGATAGACGGATGAAGGCCATTCCCGTTCTTGATGCGGCAGCTCAGGCGATCTTCAGGGATCCTTCGCTGGTTCATGAGGACTCCATCGTTCTGAAGGAACTTCCCGGTTCTCCGGTGGTCTATGTCGTTGCTACCAGGGTAAACGATGGTGAAATAGCCTCCAGTGTTGCCCTTTACCGCGTAAAGCTCCGCTATGAGGACAGCGAGATTGAATTCAGCGTCGTTAGCTCTGAAGAATAG
- a CDS encoding PulJ/GspJ family protein produces MEVLVAITVGSMVLAIIVSALGASLIAWDRVRNEKRKTFSSVFHILDLMNRQVCYLDFKADFPGFSGSPLLIAESKKLVFASRISPMGVSKNNSVLAAYLFDEENRVFSYRQKILSAFNSEDDLDRFVEGDDAEGSVETEIPVAKLEFAYRGEDSQFREKWDEENGLPEEIRISLWMEEKGQPFVWIIKTAPFGPVLNRGGVKSE; encoded by the coding sequence ATGGAGGTGCTGGTGGCAATCACTGTGGGGAGTATGGTGCTGGCAATAATCGTGTCGGCTCTCGGGGCTTCACTGATAGCCTGGGATCGTGTGAGAAATGAAAAAAGGAAAACCTTTTCCTCGGTATTCCATATCCTTGATCTTATGAATCGCCAGGTTTGCTACCTCGACTTCAAGGCCGATTTTCCCGGGTTCTCGGGATCGCCGTTATTGATTGCCGAGTCAAAGAAGCTGGTTTTTGCTTCGAGAATATCCCCGATGGGCGTCTCAAAAAATAATTCCGTCCTGGCGGCCTACTTATTCGATGAAGAAAATCGGGTTTTTTCGTATCGACAGAAAATTTTGTCGGCTTTTAACTCCGAGGACGATCTGGATAGATTCGTAGAAGGAGATGACGCAGAAGGGTCTGTGGAAACCGAGATTCCCGTTGCGAAGCTTGAATTTGCATACAGAGGCGAGGATTCGCAGTTCAGAGAAAAATGGGACGAAGAAAATGGGTTGCCGGAAGAGATAAGGATCTCCCTCTGGATGGAAGAAAAGGGGCAGCCCTTTGTCTGGATTATTAAAACGGCCCCTTTCGGTCCGGTGCTTAACCGGGGTGGGGTTAAAAGTGAATGA
- a CDS encoding general secretion pathway protein GspK yields the protein MNDSRGVVLIVCLWISGLIIWIAMSTAIIFRFMLSSEGSVVSRFYARYAALGGVQEALARMGWEAGRKLELEDVGKKEWRPDGTVHALSYSRCTVRVRIEEESTKINANLVDRGELEKILTEKSGLSQETAKIWTDRIMDFIDGDDVSRDLGAEKIEYEEAGLSYGPFNRPLRYIEEILLIPGVEWETFWYGMETDDQDDLLPGIRSPFSLLTVYGNRKALVEDAENEETVVWKNGGLYRILSGALCGRYGRVVIYAIVKLDTGSVPHYRIVEIKEML from the coding sequence GTGAATGATTCAAGAGGCGTTGTCCTGATCGTCTGCCTGTGGATATCGGGGCTGATTATCTGGATTGCAATGAGTACTGCGATAATCTTTAGATTTATGCTTTCTTCGGAAGGATCCGTGGTTTCTCGTTTTTACGCACGGTATGCGGCTCTGGGCGGAGTGCAGGAAGCTCTTGCAAGAATGGGGTGGGAAGCGGGTCGTAAGCTCGAACTGGAAGATGTCGGCAAAAAAGAATGGCGCCCCGACGGAACCGTTCATGCCCTGAGTTATTCCAGATGTACCGTCAGGGTGCGGATTGAGGAAGAATCCACGAAAATTAACGCAAACCTTGTTGACAGAGGAGAACTTGAAAAGATTCTTACAGAGAAAAGCGGGCTGTCTCAGGAAACGGCGAAGATCTGGACGGATCGTATAATGGATTTTATCGACGGTGATGATGTTTCACGAGATCTGGGGGCCGAAAAGATTGAATATGAAGAAGCGGGGTTATCCTACGGCCCTTTTAACAGGCCTCTCAGGTACATAGAAGAAATACTTCTCATACCCGGCGTTGAATGGGAAACTTTCTGGTACGGAATGGAGACAGACGATCAGGATGACCTGCTTCCGGGGATAAGGAGCCCTTTTTCACTTCTTACCGTGTACGGCAATCGTAAGGCCCTTGTTGAAGATGCTGAAAATGAGGAAACTGTGGTCTGGAAAAACGGGGGACTTTACCGTATTCTCTCGGGTGCCCTGTGTGGTAGGTACGGACGGGTGGTTATCTACGCGATTGTAAAGCTGGATACCGGATCTGTGCCGCATTACAGAATTGTGGAAATCAAGGAAATGCTTTAA
- a CDS encoding PilN domain-containing protein → MRSYLEKIPIPARRVLVLYVFQDRVWIVAAGRNGGSWTVGPLEEIRHHGSENLGLISERIAELVKSDRSALMVVLSREFYNTTRTTYPAGVLDNLHRIIEYERQEHTLHRDVDDLVIYKNFKPLVSGRGDSVLVNILWTEKSSYGRFIQLLPADSFVSWTIVPDCLLVEAFAESVGLEDTWVVIPCGSGSFGAYHVGRGGVTESALIGPDGSISRMLFLQKLSGAKGIVGVSENFLDANVRIVESGEFIGNALKGFLKGTRIYGFEGSVRLGLPRVPRSLIPLAVFLTLLVGWGFLMDYRLEIAEKELNQLLKARQNLEERWKPIEANIKTIEKLAEERRTLDQIMKQNVPVSRLFEKLSDVTPDDTWLNYFDLSGGNVVMLRGESKSAVEYVSVLSRIPGFRDVGFVAPVRKNNRTGREMFSIRFVVDWNEFQKAAD, encoded by the coding sequence ATGAGGTCATATCTGGAGAAAATACCCATTCCGGCTCGAAGAGTTCTCGTTCTGTATGTTTTTCAGGACAGGGTCTGGATTGTTGCCGCCGGCCGCAACGGTGGCTCATGGACGGTGGGGCCATTGGAAGAAATTCGTCACCATGGTTCCGAAAACCTGGGCTTGATTTCTGAAAGAATTGCGGAATTGGTAAAATCGGACAGAAGCGCTCTGATGGTTGTTCTTTCTCGGGAGTTTTACAATACGACGAGAACCACTTATCCAGCGGGGGTACTGGATAATCTTCACAGGATAATCGAATACGAAAGGCAGGAGCACACCCTTCATCGAGACGTAGATGATCTGGTGATCTACAAAAATTTTAAACCCCTGGTTTCCGGGCGTGGGGATTCCGTTCTGGTCAACATTCTTTGGACGGAAAAGTCTTCATACGGCAGGTTTATTCAGCTTTTACCGGCCGATTCTTTCGTTTCGTGGACTATCGTGCCCGACTGCCTCCTGGTTGAGGCCTTTGCTGAGAGTGTCGGATTGGAAGACACCTGGGTTGTTATACCCTGCGGTTCCGGTTCATTCGGCGCCTATCACGTTGGTCGGGGCGGTGTGACGGAATCTGCTCTTATCGGCCCGGACGGCTCGATATCCAGAATGCTGTTTCTTCAGAAGCTTTCGGGTGCTAAAGGAATAGTAGGTGTTTCGGAAAACTTTCTGGATGCAAATGTCAGGATTGTTGAATCAGGAGAGTTTATCGGAAACGCCCTGAAGGGGTTCCTGAAGGGCACAAGAATTTACGGATTTGAGGGGTCCGTGCGCCTGGGATTACCCCGGGTACCCAGGTCTTTGATTCCTCTGGCAGTCTTTCTGACACTCCTCGTTGGGTGGGGCTTTTTGATGGATTACCGGTTAGAGATTGCCGAAAAAGAGCTGAATCAACTCTTAAAGGCAAGGCAAAACCTGGAGGAGCGTTGGAAACCCATCGAGGCAAATATTAAGACCATTGAAAAGCTGGCAGAGGAACGCAGGACGCTTGATCAGATAATGAAACAGAACGTACCCGTCAGCAGGCTTTTTGAGAAGCTCAGTGATGTGACACCCGACGATACCTGGCTTAACTATTTCGATCTTTCCGGTGGTAATGTCGTAATGCTTCGAGGTGAAAGTAAATCCGCCGTCGAGTATGTTTCCGTTCTCTCCAGAATTCCGGGATTTAGGGATGTGGGCTTTGTGGCTCCGGTAAGGAAGAACAATCGGACCGGCAGGGAAATGTTCAGTATTCGTTTTGTAGTGGACTGGAACGAATTTCAGAAGGCTGCGGATTGA
- the gspD gene encoding type II secretion system secretin GspD, whose translation MRWPGFVSVVAGVVALFFLSSCSSLQRHPSAPGSLVPEQIRQTLRGGEQIEAKREEVPSAPGKAPEEGKEKPLSFPEQRPSGRFGILAPSERAIPEKPSPEQLRRKVVFNFDRANIVEVTQQIFGEYLKVNYVLDPALNLSMSFYLEGEYSNDELLMLLSQVYSAHGVDVFERDGVYYIQLAARTRGSGLSLVGPRDLEASRQEKPAICMYRLQFIDAKQAQGVIQPFLTVNRPVSVDPVTNTLIFVDTMDNIRTLVDILRLLDVNIFDQMGIEIVTLEYLNPVEAADAFNNVMDKLNESYKQMISRNLALIPMERISALILVSPDRHILDTAKKWIKSLDVEGRDSGEQFFIYFVQNGLAKNIVDVLKEVFTGGSEEKHTGVQIVKAEEQKSQGEQAKTPGVSAKLAGEVTIIADETNNAIIVKALPGDYEKIKKAIETLDVLPRGVLIELLIAEITLTDETQYGVEWYLKNKGMDIGGYAGQYSIVQNYGVPFNRDFDLGTATSQGLSLFWGSLEGDIASLINLLSSFSHFKVLSAPTILATDNKEASITVGGSTPVVSQQSVDTAGETLINTVNYVDTGIILKVTPHINEGGIVRLEVEQTIRDAVKNTVSGIDSPAFTERKISTTLLARDGNTVVIGGIIQEKTDTTRTGIPFLSRIPILSPLFSSTDTSLNRTELLVAITPRVIDHAENEAAAEFLKKLNLLREVIAGEAEPSKPTRPPLPVPKGN comes from the coding sequence ATGAGATGGCCAGGATTTGTTTCGGTGGTAGCCGGTGTGGTAGCGCTGTTTTTTCTTTCGTCCTGTTCTTCCCTGCAAAGGCATCCTTCTGCTCCCGGGAGCCTCGTACCGGAGCAGATAAGGCAGACGCTGAGAGGTGGCGAACAAATAGAGGCCAAAAGGGAAGAAGTTCCTTCTGCTCCCGGGAAAGCACCGGAAGAGGGAAAAGAGAAGCCTCTTTCATTTCCGGAACAGAGACCGTCAGGACGGTTTGGGATTCTTGCTCCCTCCGAAAGAGCCATTCCGGAAAAACCCTCGCCGGAGCAACTGCGCCGGAAGGTTGTTTTCAACTTCGATCGAGCCAATATCGTTGAGGTAACTCAACAGATTTTCGGGGAATATCTTAAGGTCAACTATGTTCTCGATCCCGCCTTAAACCTTTCGATGAGCTTCTACCTTGAGGGTGAATATTCGAACGATGAGTTGCTGATGCTTCTTAGCCAGGTATACTCGGCTCACGGTGTGGATGTATTCGAACGAGATGGGGTTTATTACATACAGCTTGCCGCTCGCACACGTGGCTCGGGCCTCAGCCTGGTAGGCCCCCGGGATCTGGAAGCCTCTCGGCAGGAAAAGCCCGCAATCTGCATGTATCGCCTGCAGTTTATCGATGCCAAACAGGCGCAGGGCGTCATTCAGCCATTCCTGACGGTGAACAGGCCCGTTTCCGTGGATCCGGTGACTAATACGTTGATCTTTGTGGACACCATGGACAACATCCGGACTCTTGTGGACATTCTGAGGCTTCTTGATGTTAACATCTTCGATCAGATGGGCATTGAGATTGTGACCCTTGAGTACCTGAACCCCGTTGAAGCGGCCGATGCATTTAACAACGTTATGGACAAACTGAATGAATCCTACAAGCAGATGATATCCAGAAATCTGGCCTTGATTCCGATGGAGCGTATAAGTGCTTTAATCCTTGTATCTCCCGATCGTCACATTCTGGATACGGCCAAAAAGTGGATAAAAAGCCTCGATGTGGAGGGAAGGGATTCTGGAGAGCAGTTCTTTATCTACTTTGTGCAAAACGGTCTGGCGAAGAACATAGTGGACGTTCTGAAGGAGGTATTCACAGGAGGAAGCGAGGAAAAACACACAGGGGTTCAGATTGTGAAGGCAGAAGAACAGAAGTCCCAGGGCGAGCAAGCCAAAACGCCGGGCGTAAGTGCAAAGCTTGCGGGTGAAGTAACCATTATTGCAGATGAGACCAACAATGCCATAATAGTTAAAGCTTTGCCCGGTGATTATGAAAAGATCAAAAAAGCCATCGAAACCCTTGATGTGCTTCCCAGAGGAGTACTGATAGAGCTTCTTATAGCCGAAATCACGCTTACTGATGAAACCCAGTACGGTGTCGAGTGGTATTTGAAAAACAAGGGAATGGACATCGGCGGTTATGCCGGACAGTATAGCATAGTTCAGAACTACGGTGTGCCTTTCAACAGAGACTTTGATCTCGGAACCGCTACCTCTCAGGGACTGTCGCTTTTCTGGGGAAGCCTTGAGGGAGACATTGCTTCGCTCATCAACCTTCTTTCTTCGTTCAGCCATTTCAAGGTCTTGTCTGCTCCGACGATACTTGCCACCGACAACAAGGAAGCAAGCATTACGGTGGGAGGGAGTACTCCTGTTGTGAGCCAGCAATCTGTAGATACCGCCGGAGAAACCCTGATTAACACGGTTAACTACGTCGATACCGGAATTATCCTGAAGGTGACCCCTCACATAAACGAAGGGGGTATCGTTCGTCTCGAAGTGGAACAAACCATACGGGATGCCGTAAAAAACACGGTTTCCGGTATAGATTCTCCTGCCTTCACGGAAAGGAAAATATCAACCACATTGCTTGCAAGAGACGGTAATACCGTTGTCATCGGGGGCATTATTCAGGAAAAAACCGATACGACCCGCACGGGCATTCCATTCCTGAGTCGTATTCCCATTCTTTCACCCCTGTTTTCGAGTACCGACACGTCTCTTAACAGGACCGAATTACTGGTTGCCATAACTCCCAGGGTTATA